A genomic region of Mitsuaria sp. 7 contains the following coding sequences:
- a CDS encoding ABC transporter substrate-binding protein: MSDQSPPLPERRLCCLLLAAGLLPGAVPAAMAVPAARARVGQGSAELVAFTENLPPLNYAEGSEARGFSTELLTLMAAEAGVPVRVQVLPWQRSVQEAARRTDSVLFSLTRTPERETQYRWVGPISPRRILVYRLSHRTEVRPTSLKQLNGWRLGASRDSAAAKQLIADGLRPETELELGLDDATNLRKLLAGRMDLIVLLDWAAAWHLRELKLPYATLTPVLPMDVDKSYWYGLPLDGDPAVARRLQAALDRLRRDGRYERLRQHYFD, translated from the coding sequence ATGTCCGACCAGAGCCCACCCCTGCCGGAGCGCCGTCTGTGCTGCCTCCTGCTGGCGGCGGGTCTGCTGCCGGGCGCGGTGCCCGCGGCGATGGCGGTGCCGGCGGCTCGTGCGCGGGTGGGCCAGGGGTCGGCCGAGCTGGTCGCGTTCACGGAAAACCTGCCGCCGCTGAACTACGCCGAGGGCAGCGAGGCGCGAGGCTTCAGCACGGAACTCCTGACGCTGATGGCCGCCGAAGCCGGCGTGCCCGTGCGCGTCCAGGTGCTGCCGTGGCAGCGGTCGGTGCAGGAGGCGGCGCGGCGCACGGACAGCGTGCTGTTCTCGCTGACGCGCACGCCGGAACGCGAGACCCAGTACCGCTGGGTCGGGCCGATCAGCCCACGGCGCATCCTCGTCTACCGGCTGAGCCACCGCACGGAGGTGCGCCCCACCAGCCTCAAGCAGCTCAACGGCTGGCGTCTGGGCGCGTCGCGCGACTCGGCGGCTGCGAAGCAACTGATCGCCGACGGGCTGCGGCCGGAGACCGAGCTGGAACTCGGCCTCGACGACGCCACCAACCTGCGCAAGCTGCTGGCCGGCCGCATGGACCTGATCGTGCTGCTGGACTGGGCCGCGGCCTGGCATCTGCGCGAGCTGAAGCTGCCCTACGCGACCCTGACCCCGGTGCTGCCGATGGACGTCGACAAGTCCTACTGGTACGGCCTGCCGCTGGACGGAGATCCGGCGGTGGCGCGACGCCTGCAGGCCGCGCTGGACCGCCTCAGGCGGGATGGGCGCTACGAGCGCCTGCGCCAGCACTACTTCGATTGA
- a CDS encoding NAD-dependent epimerase/dehydratase family protein has product MTAVARRTALVLGASGGVGGAVARALRDAGWTVRALKRGLAGESEHRDGLLWLRGDALDAQDVQRAAAGCSVIVHAVNPPGYRRWSELVLPMLDNTIAAASARGATVVLPGTVYNFGSDAMPHPTEDSPQRPLTRKGAIRVEMERRLQEGAERGDFRAIVLRAGDFFGPGAVNSWFSQGLVTPGQPVTRIQQPGTDGVGHQWAYLPDVATAMAALIERCDTLPAFARFHFAGHWDGDGRQMAAAISRVVQRRTGRQPRLTRFPWWAVRLAQPVVPLFRELAEMRYLWREPLRMGEARLATELADAGGVPYTPLDVAIERTLEALGCLPAAAAGAGTPGTSTLNRSSAGAGARSAHPA; this is encoded by the coding sequence ATGACGGCGGTGGCGCGGCGGACGGCGCTGGTGCTCGGCGCGAGCGGCGGTGTCGGCGGCGCGGTGGCCCGCGCCCTGCGCGACGCGGGGTGGACGGTGCGGGCGCTCAAGCGCGGACTGGCCGGCGAATCGGAACATCGCGACGGCCTGCTGTGGCTGCGCGGCGATGCGCTCGATGCCCAGGATGTTCAGCGCGCCGCGGCGGGCTGCAGCGTGATCGTCCACGCCGTGAATCCGCCCGGGTACCGTCGCTGGAGCGAGCTGGTGCTGCCGATGCTCGACAACACCATCGCCGCCGCGTCGGCGCGCGGCGCCACCGTCGTGCTGCCCGGCACCGTCTACAACTTTGGGTCCGACGCGATGCCGCATCCGACCGAGGACTCGCCGCAGCGCCCGCTGACTCGCAAGGGCGCGATCCGCGTCGAGATGGAACGCCGTCTGCAGGAAGGCGCCGAGCGGGGCGACTTCCGGGCGATCGTGCTCCGGGCCGGCGACTTTTTCGGCCCGGGGGCGGTGAACAGCTGGTTCTCGCAAGGGCTCGTGACGCCGGGCCAGCCGGTGACGCGGATCCAGCAGCCAGGCACCGACGGTGTCGGCCATCAATGGGCCTATCTGCCTGACGTCGCGACGGCGATGGCCGCGCTGATCGAGCGTTGCGACACGCTGCCCGCCTTCGCCCGCTTCCATTTCGCCGGTCATTGGGATGGCGACGGACGCCAGATGGCGGCGGCGATCAGCCGCGTCGTCCAGCGCAGGACCGGCCGGCAGCCGCGGCTCACCCGCTTCCCCTGGTGGGCGGTGCGGCTGGCCCAGCCGGTGGTGCCGCTGTTCCGCGAGCTGGCCGAGATGCGCTACCTGTGGCGCGAGCCGCTGCGCATGGGCGAGGCGCGTCTTGCCACCGAGCTGGCCGACGCGGGAGGCGTGCCGTACACGCCGCTCGATGTGGCGATCGAGCGCACGCTGGAAGCGCTGGGCTGCCTGCCTGCCGCCGCTGCGGGTGCAGGGACGCCCGGCACGTCGACGCTCAATCGAAGTAGTGCTGGCGCAGGCGCTCGTAGCGCCCATCCCGCCTGA
- a CDS encoding LysR family transcriptional regulator, with protein sequence MASKTSSPAAVTPAPARSIGSSGSSGSSESSESSRSSSSGIAWEWYRSFLGVLREGSLSGAARALDLTQPTVGRHVAALEAQVGQSLFVRTPAGLLPTEAALALRPYAEAMDSTAAALERTARSHGDGVRGIVRVTASEVIGVEVLPPLIAELRERHPALIVELVLSNRVQDLLRREADIAIRMTPPKQEQLIARRVGVIEVGLHAHERYLAAHGTPGSMKALVTEGHALIGYDQPAPYVRELARHYPVMVPENFALRTDSDLAHLALIRAGAGLGLCQVALARRDPALRRVLAEDLSIPLETWITMHEDLRDSPRCRAVFDALVTGLERHVEAGDPARLS encoded by the coding sequence ATGGCTTCGAAGACTTCCTCGCCGGCGGCGGTTACCCCTGCGCCAGCGCGCTCCATCGGTTCCTCCGGTTCCTCCGGTTCCTCCGAATCCTCGGAGTCCTCCAGATCCTCCAGTTCCGGCATCGCCTGGGAGTGGTACCGCTCCTTCCTCGGCGTGCTGCGGGAGGGCTCGCTGTCAGGGGCCGCGCGGGCGCTGGATCTGACGCAGCCGACGGTCGGTCGGCACGTGGCGGCGCTGGAGGCGCAGGTGGGGCAGTCGCTCTTCGTGCGCACGCCCGCCGGCCTGCTGCCGACGGAGGCGGCGCTGGCGCTGCGCCCTTATGCGGAGGCGATGGACAGCACTGCAGCGGCGTTGGAACGCACCGCGCGCAGTCACGGCGACGGCGTGCGCGGCATCGTGCGGGTGACTGCGAGCGAGGTGATCGGCGTGGAGGTGCTGCCCCCGCTCATCGCCGAGCTGCGCGAACGCCATCCGGCGCTGATCGTCGAGCTGGTACTGAGCAACCGCGTGCAGGACCTGCTCAGACGCGAGGCCGACATCGCGATCCGCATGACGCCGCCGAAACAGGAGCAGCTGATCGCGCGGCGCGTCGGCGTGATCGAGGTCGGACTGCATGCGCACGAGCGCTACCTGGCCGCGCATGGAACACCGGGTTCGATGAAGGCGCTGGTCACGGAGGGCCACGCATTGATCGGCTACGACCAGCCGGCACCTTACGTGCGTGAGCTGGCGCGACACTATCCGGTGATGGTGCCCGAGAACTTCGCGCTGCGCACCGACAGCGACCTCGCGCACCTCGCCCTGATCCGCGCGGGAGCGGGATTGGGCTTGTGCCAGGTCGCGCTGGCCAGGCGCGATCCGGCGCTGCGCCGCGTGCTCGCGGAGGACCTCAGCATCCCTCTGGAGACGTGGATCACCATGCATGAGGACCTGCGGGACAGCCCGCGATGCCGGGCGGTGTTCGATGCGCTGGTCACCGGCCTCGAACGTCATGTCGAGGCCGGCGATCCCGCCCGTCTCAGCTGA
- a CDS encoding MBL fold metallo-hydrolase, giving the protein MIRSGKFAALGLAIALAAAGVQAAAPQVKTQAPGYYRLMLGDFEITALSDGTVDLAVDQLMDKAKPGTVVKALGKNYLKPPVETSINGYLINTGTKLVLIDTGANGAFGPTTGKLLANLKAAGYQPEQIDEVYITHLHPDHAAGLTKDGQAVFPNAVVRMDQHDADYWLNTANAEKASPGHKDFFGAAIAALKPYQDAGRLKPFSGETELVPGIRTHAAYGHTPGHTVYMVESQGQKLAVWGDLMHVAAVQFPDPSVTINFDSDSKQAMPQRQKAYADAAKNGYWVAIAHVSFPGLGHVAADGKGYRWVPANYSVKP; this is encoded by the coding sequence CGTGCAAGCGGCCGCGCCGCAGGTGAAGACGCAGGCGCCGGGCTACTACCGGCTGATGCTGGGCGACTTCGAGATCACCGCGTTGAGCGACGGCACGGTCGATCTGGCGGTCGACCAGCTGATGGACAAGGCCAAGCCCGGCACGGTGGTGAAGGCGCTGGGCAAGAACTACCTGAAGCCGCCGGTGGAGACCTCGATCAACGGCTACCTGATCAACACCGGCACCAAGCTGGTGCTGATCGACACGGGCGCCAACGGCGCGTTCGGTCCGACGACGGGCAAGCTGCTGGCCAACCTGAAGGCGGCAGGCTACCAGCCGGAGCAGATCGACGAGGTCTACATCACCCACTTGCACCCCGACCATGCCGCGGGGCTGACGAAGGACGGCCAGGCGGTGTTCCCGAACGCGGTGGTCCGGATGGATCAGCACGACGCCGACTACTGGCTGAACACGGCGAATGCGGAGAAGGCCTCGCCGGGCCACAAGGACTTCTTCGGCGCCGCGATCGCGGCGCTGAAGCCGTACCAGGATGCCGGCCGCCTGAAGCCGTTCAGCGGCGAGACCGAGCTCGTGCCGGGCATCCGCACGCACGCGGCCTACGGCCACACGCCGGGGCATACGGTGTACATGGTGGAGAGCCAGGGCCAGAAGCTGGCGGTGTGGGGCGACCTGATGCACGTCGCGGCGGTGCAGTTCCCGGATCCGTCGGTGACGATCAACTTCGACAGCGATTCGAAGCAGGCGATGCCGCAGCGCCAGAAGGCCTACGCGGACGCGGCGAAGAACGGCTACTGGGTTGCGATCGCGCACGTGTCCTTCCCGGGCCTCGGCCACGTGGCCGCGGACGGCAAGGGCTATCGCTGGGTGCCGGCGAACTACAGCGTCAAGCCGTGA